One region of Solanum pennellii chromosome 6, SPENNV200 genomic DNA includes:
- the LOC107023527 gene encoding 60S ribosomal protein L7a-1-like: MAPKKGVAVAAKKKAEKTSKVVNPLFEKRPKQFGIGGALPPKKDVTRNVRWPRNVTLQRKKRILKMRLKVPPALNQFTKTLDKNLATNLFKMLLKYRPEDKAAKKERLVKRAQAEAEGKTPETKKPIIVKYGLKHITYLIEQNKAQLVVIAHDVDPIELVVWLPALCRKMEIPYCIVKGKARLGSIVHKKTASALCLTTVKNEDKMEFSRVLEAIKANFNDKYEENRKKWGGGIMGSKSQARTKAKERVLAKEAAQRLN; encoded by the exons ATG GCTCCAAAGAAGGGTGTTGCAGTAGCAGCAAAGAAGAAGGCGGAGAAGACGTCGAAGGTGGTGAATCCACTGTTCGAGAAGCGGCCAAAACAGTTTGGTATCGGTGGGGCTCTGCCACCGAAGAAGGATGTAACAAGGAACGTGAGATGGCCTCGGAATGTTACCCTTCAAAGGAAGAAGAGGATTCTCAAGATGCGATTGAAGGTCCCTCCTGCTCTCAACCAGTTCACCAAAACCCTAGATAAGAATCTAG CTACCAACCTTTTCAAGATGCTTCTTAAGTACAGGCCTGAGGACAAAGCTGCAAAGAAGGAGCGTCTTGTTAAAAGGGCTCAAGCTGAAGCTGAAGGAAAAACACCTGAAACAAAGAAACCCATTATTGTGAAGTATGGCCTTAAGCATATCACTTACCTTATTGAGCAG AACAAAGCTCAACTAGTAGTGATTGCTCATGATGTGGACCCAATAGAGTTGGTTGTCTGGCTGCCTGCACTATGCAGAAAGATGGAAATTCCTTACTGCATTGTGAAGGGGAAAGCACGTTTAGGATCG ATCGTGCATAAGAAAACTGCTTCAGCCTTGTGTTTGACAACCGTGAAGAATGAAGACAAAATGGAGTTCAGCAGAGTTTTGGAGGCAATTAAG gcCAACTTCAATGATAAGTATGAAGAGAACAGGAAGAAGTGGGGTGGTGGTATCATGGGCTCCAAGTCACAGGCCAGGACCAAGGCCAAAGAGAGAGTTCTTGCTAAGGAAGCTGCCCAGAGGTTGAACTAA